In Asanoa sp. WMMD1127, one genomic interval encodes:
- a CDS encoding TetR family transcriptional regulator, giving the protein MTEQAGLRERKRQRTHDAISTAAISLFLERGFDAVSVADVAAAAEVSKPTLFKYFPTKEDLVMHRIADHRGEAARVVAARGPAESPLAALRRHFLDGLRCRDPVTGLNDHPAVLAFHRLVFETPTLTARVASYIEADEAALAEALDPRCGLRARLAAGQVIAVQRILSRDNWRRLSEGRSADAAYRPAVTAANKAYDLLRTGLGD; this is encoded by the coding sequence GTGACCGAGCAGGCGGGGCTCCGCGAGCGCAAGCGGCAACGCACCCATGACGCGATCTCGACCGCGGCGATCTCGCTCTTCCTGGAGCGGGGCTTCGACGCCGTGTCGGTCGCCGACGTGGCCGCCGCGGCCGAGGTGTCCAAGCCGACGCTGTTCAAGTACTTCCCGACCAAGGAAGACCTGGTCATGCACCGGATCGCCGACCACCGCGGCGAGGCCGCCCGGGTGGTGGCGGCGCGCGGCCCGGCCGAGAGCCCGCTCGCCGCGCTGCGCCGCCATTTCCTCGACGGCCTGCGCTGCCGCGACCCGGTCACCGGCCTCAACGACCACCCGGCCGTGCTCGCGTTCCACCGCCTCGTCTTCGAGACGCCGACCCTCACCGCCCGGGTGGCCAGCTACATCGAGGCCGACGAGGCGGCGCTGGCCGAGGCGCTCGACCCGCGGTGCGGCCTGCGCGCCCGGCTGGCTGCGGGGCAGGTCATCGCCGTCCAGCGGATCCTGTCCCGCGACAACTGGCGCCGGCTGAGCGAGGGCCGCTCCGCCGACGCCGCCTACCGGCCCGCGGTCACCGCGGCCAACAAGGCCTACGACCTCCTGCGCACCGGCCTGGGCGACTAA
- a CDS encoding nuclear transport factor 2 family protein, producing MTSNTIAAWRVALEAGDADAAGACLAEDALFISPLTEKFRFHGRQQITDVLRSAVETFDDVRFHTEVADGPTYALFLHCRVGAQAVEEAQLLRLDEAGLIRELTFFGRPLPALTATMVGLGPRMLRRQGRPGLGRLIGAAVRPLNAMTRLGEQRIVPLADPNRVRDSAG from the coding sequence ATGACGTCGAACACGATCGCCGCATGGCGCGTGGCGCTGGAGGCCGGTGACGCGGATGCCGCCGGCGCCTGCCTGGCCGAGGACGCGCTGTTCATCTCGCCGCTGACGGAGAAGTTCCGGTTCCACGGCCGGCAGCAGATCACCGACGTGCTCCGGTCGGCGGTGGAGACCTTCGACGACGTCCGCTTCCACACGGAGGTCGCCGACGGGCCAACGTACGCCCTGTTCCTGCACTGTCGCGTCGGCGCCCAGGCCGTCGAGGAGGCGCAACTCCTCCGCCTCGACGAGGCGGGCCTGATCCGTGAGCTGACGTTCTTCGGGCGGCCGTTGCCCGCCCTCACCGCGACGATGGTCGGCCTCGGCCCGCGGATGCTGCGCCGCCAGGGCCGACCGGGCCTCGGCCGCCTGATCGGCGCGGCGGTCCGGCCGCTGAACGCGATGACCCGCCTCGGCGAGCAGCGGATCGTTCCCCTGGCCGATCCGAACCGGGTGCGCGACAGTGCTGGCTGA